The window TGTCTACTTGGGATCCGACCATGCCGGCTTCGAGCTGAAGAACCACCTGGTGGCTCACCTGGAGAAGCAGGGCCACGAGGTCACCGACATCGGTCCGCGGGTCTACGACGCGGCCGACGACTACCCGGCGTTCTGCGTCGAGACGGCGTTGCGCGTGGTGGCCGACGAGGGCAGCCGCGGCATCGTCGTCGGCGGCTCCGGCAACGGCGAGCAGATCGCCGCGAACAAGGTGCCCGGTGCGCGGGCCGGCCTCGCCTGGAGCGTCGAGACCGCCCAGCTGTGCCGGGAGCACAACCACGCCCAGCTGATCGGCGTCGGCGCCCGGATGCACACCGTCGAGCAGGCCACCGAGATCGTCGAAGCCTTCCTGGCGACCGAGGTCTCGCCGGAGGAGCGGCACGCGCGCCGCGTGCAGCAGCTGCTGGACTACGAGCGCACCGGGACGCCGCCGGCGCTGCCGGAGGCCTGATGCCCGAGGGGCACACGCTCCACCGGCTCGCGCGGCTGCACAAGCGCCGGTACGCCGGCTCTCCGGTCGAAGTGAGCAGTCCGCAGGGCCGGTTCGCCGCCGAGGCGTCCCGTTTGGACGGTCAGGTGTTCGTCGGCGCGCAGGCGTACGGCAAGCACCTGTTCCACGACTACGGGTCCCTCGGGATCGTGCACATCCACCTGGGCCTCTACGGCACCTTCGGCGAGTCGCCGCTGCCCGCGCCGGAGCCGGTGGGGCAGGTCCGGCTGCGGCTGGCCGGGCAGACCCACTGGACGGACCTGCGTGGGCCCACCCGGTGCGAGCTGCTGTCCCCCGACCAGGCTGACGCGATCAAGGCGCGGCTGGGCCCGGACCCGCTGCGCCGCGACGCGAAACCCGAGCAGGCCTGGGCGCGCATCTCGCGGTCCAAGACGTCGATCGCGGCGCTGCTGATGGATCAGGCGGTGCTGGCGGGCGTCGGCAACGTCTACCGCGCCGAGGTGCTGTTCCGCCACGGCGTCGCCCCGCTGACACCCGGCCGGGCGCTGGATCGCGCGCTGTGGGACGACCTGTGGGCCGACCTGGTGACCCTGATGCGCGACGGCGTCCGCGTCGGCCGGATCGACACGGTCCGGCCCGAGCACCTGCCGGAGGCGATGGGCCGCGCGCCGCGCGTCGACCGCCACGGCGGTGAGGTGTACGTCTACCGCCGCGCGGGCGAGCCGTGCCTGGTCTGCGGGACGCCGGTCGCGAACTCGGAGCTGGTCGGGCGGAACCTCTACTGGTGCCCGACCTGCCAGCCCGCCTGACTCAGAGCCTCGCCGCGAACGCCTTCGCGAACGTGTGGACGTCGCCGGGCCAGCGGGCCGAGACGTAGTTGCCGTCCTCGACGACGAACGCCGGCCGCGCGTCGCCGAGCCGGTCGCGGGCGCGGCCGCTCGCCTGGACGCGGTCGGTCGTGTCGCGGAAGTCCTCCGGCCGCGCCAGCGCGCGCGTGACCTCCTGCTGCACCGACATATACCCCTGAGGCTGCCCCGGCGCTTCGCGGTAGGTGCGGTAGTAGTCCGGGTCCCAGAACCGGGTCCGCCGCGCGAGCCGCCAGGCCGTCCGTTCCAGCTGCCAGGTCAAGGCCGTCGTCGTGCGGCCGTGCAACACCGACCGCCCGGTGGCCGGGTCGACGCTGCGCGCGGCGAGCAGAACACCGTGGCAGATCGCGCCGACCGGCAGGTCGCGGCGGAAGGCGTCGACGACCACGTCCTGCAGCACCGGGCTTTCGAGGTACTCGCGCATCCCGCGGGCCCGGTGCCCGCCCGGCAGCAGCAGGCCGTCGAAGTCGTCGAGCGCGATGTCGTCCCAGCGGATCGGGGCGCGCCACGCGGGATCCGCGAGCAACGCGCGGTGCGCGTCACGCGCGGCCTGGTCGGCTCGCAGCACGCGGCCGAGGGCCGTGAGCTTCCGCAGGCCCGGCACCCGGCTCCACGGGTCGAGGCCCTCGCCGGTGACCATGATTTCGTCGCAGGTCGCCTGCGACCCGTCCGGCGTCGCGAAGACCACGGTGTGCCCGGCGAGGACCGCCCGGCTGACGGCCACTTCGGACGGGTCCGAGTCCCGGGCCGGGACGGGGATCAGCACGGTCGCCACGGCATCCTCCTGAAGGTCGTCCAGGAGGATGCCAGCCGGCGGTCAGAAGTCGAAGCCGCCCCCGTCGAAGCCCCCACCGTCGAACCCACCACCGTCGAAGCCGCCCCCGCCCCAGTCACCGCCGCCCATGTCGCCTCCGCCGTCACCGCCGCCGAAGTCGCCTCCGCCGTCGCCACCGAAGTCACCGCCGTCGCCACCCAGGTCACCGGACTCGAGTGCGTCCTGCTGGCCCGCGTCGTAGCCCGATTCCCAGGCCGACGCGCCGGCGATGCCGCTCATGCCGGAGAACATCGCGCTGAACAGGACCATCGACCCGAGGCCCCAGGCGCCGGCGACGAGCGCGGGCTTCCACCACGGCTCGCTGTACCAGCCCTGCGGTACCGGCCGCCCGGCCACGCGGCCGCCGGGGTAGTAGTACGGCGTGTCCTGGCCGGCGTCGGGCGACGCGGCGTAGCGCTGGCCTTCGACGTCCACCTCGCGGTGCTCGGTGACCTTGCCGGCGCGCTCGCGCTCGGCCTCCTCCGGCAGCTGGGGGCCGGGGTCCATGCCCATCGCGGTGCGCGCGGCGCGGACGTAGTAGAGGCCCTCGATGGCGGTCTCCTTGACCAGCCGGGCCTGCTCGATCGTGCGGGCCTGCTCCATCTGCGAGCCGGCCGCGTTGTAGCGCTCGGCGGCGTCCGCCATCGCCTGCTGCGACGCGGTGTCGTTGCCGCTGATGTTGAGGACCTGACCGCCGAGCCGTTCGACGAGGCGCCGGGCGTCGGCCTTGGCGTCGTCGAGCTCCCGCTGCCGGGCCGCGGCGCGCTGCCGCGAGAAATAGAGGCCGCCACCGACGATCACGACGACGAGCACGATCAGGAAGATCGCGGTGCCCATGGACCACTCCCAGAAGCTCGGTGCCCGGTGACCGGAAGTCACCTTTGATTCGGACAACGCGGACGTTACGCGGAGGGTTCCCGGGACGTGATCCGGCACACCGCGCGGGCTGGCCGAGGAAACTAGAACACGTTATAGTTCCGACATGAAGTTCACCCTGTCGATCGCGATGAACCCCCTCGATCAGCTGGGCGAGCTCGCCCGGGCCGCCGAAGAGGCCGGCTTCGCCTCCATCGCCCTGCCGGACTCGCTCTTCTACGCCGAAACGGTGGACACGGACTACCCGTACACCCCCGACGGCAGCCGGTTCTGGACCGCGGACACCCCCTGGGTGGACCCGCTCGTCGCGACCGCGTCGATGGGCGCGGTCACCAGCCGGATCCACTTCTACACCTCGGTGCTCAAGCTCGGCTCGCGCAACCCGGTGCTGCTCGCGCGCCAGGTCGGCTCGGCGTCGGTGCTCACCGGCGGCCGGTTCGGCCTCGGGCTCGGCGTCGGCTGGCTGCCGCAGGAGTTCGAGTACTGCGGCGTCCCGTTCGAGCGGCGCGGCAAGCGCGTCGACGAGGCCATCGACGTCCTCCGGCTGATCCTCGACGGCGGGATGGTCGAGTACCACGGCGAGTTCTACGACTTCGACAAGATCCAGATGAGCCCGGCACCGCCGTCGCGCGTGCCGTTCTACATCGGTGGGCACACCGAAGTCGCGCTGAAGCGCGCGGCCCGGGTCGCCGACGGCTGGTCGTCGGCGATGATGAAGCTCGAGGAGCTGCGCGACACGATCGCCCGGCTCAGGGAGCTGCTGGCCGAGCGCGGCCGCGCCGACGACCCGTTCGAGTACCAGGCCGTCTGCATCGACAAGTTCGGTCTCGACGGCTACCGCGAGCAGGCCGAGGCAGGCGTCACCGACATCATCACCATGCCGTGGGTGTTCGACGGCGTCGGGTTCGACGCGCCGGTCGAGCCGAAGCTCGAAGCGATCCGCAAGTTCGGCGCCGAGATCATCGCGAAGTTCGAGGAGTGACTCCCATGGGCGTGCAGGTCAGCTGGGACACCGCGGCGGAGCAGCCGCCCGCGCGGCGCGCGGCGTTCGCGTCGATGACCGCGGTGACGGCGGGGGACAAACAGGCGTGGCTGGACCTGTTCGCGCCGGACGGCGTCGTCGAGGACCCGGTCGGGCCGTCGTTCTTCGACGAGGAGGGCAAGGGGCACCACGGCCGCGAGGGGATCAGCGCGTTCTGGGACAAGACGATCGCGAACG of the Amycolatopsis sp. NBC_01488 genome contains:
- a CDS encoding ribose-5-phosphate isomerase yields the protein MRVYLGSDHAGFELKNHLVAHLEKQGHEVTDIGPRVYDAADDYPAFCVETALRVVADEGSRGIVVGGSGNGEQIAANKVPGARAGLAWSVETAQLCREHNHAQLIGVGARMHTVEQATEIVEAFLATEVSPEERHARRVQQLLDYERTGTPPALPEA
- a CDS encoding Fpg/Nei family DNA glycosylase, translating into MPEGHTLHRLARLHKRRYAGSPVEVSSPQGRFAAEASRLDGQVFVGAQAYGKHLFHDYGSLGIVHIHLGLYGTFGESPLPAPEPVGQVRLRLAGQTHWTDLRGPTRCELLSPDQADAIKARLGPDPLRRDAKPEQAWARISRSKTSIAALLMDQAVLAGVGNVYRAEVLFRHGVAPLTPGRALDRALWDDLWADLVTLMRDGVRVGRIDTVRPEHLPEAMGRAPRVDRHGGEVYVYRRAGEPCLVCGTPVANSELVGRNLYWCPTCQPA
- a CDS encoding type 1 glutamine amidotransferase domain-containing protein — translated: MATVLIPVPARDSDPSEVAVSRAVLAGHTVVFATPDGSQATCDEIMVTGEGLDPWSRVPGLRKLTALGRVLRADQAARDAHRALLADPAWRAPIRWDDIALDDFDGLLLPGGHRARGMREYLESPVLQDVVVDAFRRDLPVGAICHGVLLAARSVDPATGRSVLHGRTTTALTWQLERTAWRLARRTRFWDPDYYRTYREAPGQPQGYMSVQQEVTRALARPEDFRDTTDRVQASGRARDRLGDARPAFVVEDGNYVSARWPGDVHTFAKAFAARL
- a CDS encoding LLM class F420-dependent oxidoreductase, with product MKFTLSIAMNPLDQLGELARAAEEAGFASIALPDSLFYAETVDTDYPYTPDGSRFWTADTPWVDPLVATASMGAVTSRIHFYTSVLKLGSRNPVLLARQVGSASVLTGGRFGLGLGVGWLPQEFEYCGVPFERRGKRVDEAIDVLRLILDGGMVEYHGEFYDFDKIQMSPAPPSRVPFYIGGHTEVALKRAARVADGWSSAMMKLEELRDTIARLRELLAERGRADDPFEYQAVCIDKFGLDGYREQAEAGVTDIITMPWVFDGVGFDAPVEPKLEAIRKFGAEIIAKFEE
- a CDS encoding nuclear transport factor 2 family protein, whose amino-acid sequence is MGVQVSWDTAAEQPPARRAAFASMTAVTAGDKQAWLDLFAPDGVVEDPVGPSFFDEEGKGHHGREGISAFWDKTIANVERFEFTIRDSHAAGDECANVGTITTYLPGGYRVDTDGVFVYRVGEDGLITSMRAFWETERAMATARQVTAE